From the Chloroflexus aurantiacus J-10-fl genome, one window contains:
- a CDS encoding pyridoxal phosphate-dependent decarboxylase family protein, protein MQPDEFRRLGYQIIDMIADYRATIAQRPVWSQLRPGELRSQLPANPPEHPEPATDILTDIERLIIPGLSNWQHPRFFGYFPANASLASLLGDMLSGGLGQLGLNWQASPPLTELEELTTDWMRQLLGLSETWRGVIQDTASTSTLVALLCARERATDHCQVRGGLQALPAPLVVYTSTQSHSSVEKAVLLAGFGRDNLRLIPVDDQFAMRVDALEAAIAADRAAGRVPCAVVASIGATATTACDPLEPIGALCQREGIWLHVDAAMAGSAMILPECRQLWQGIEQADSLVLNPHKWLGAAFDCSLYYVRDPQHLIRVMSTNPSYLQTSADGTVTNYRDWGIPLGRRFRALKLYFLLRCEGAEGLRARLRRDLANARWLAAQVDATPHWRRLAPVPLQTVCVRHEPPGLTGEALDQHTLRWVGMINASGAAYLTPAVLDGRWMVRVSIGAEPTEHADVVALWELMQAMATRVAP, encoded by the coding sequence ATGCAGCCTGATGAGTTTCGTCGCCTCGGCTATCAGATTATCGATATGATCGCCGATTACCGTGCGACTATTGCTCAGCGCCCGGTCTGGTCACAGTTACGCCCCGGTGAGCTGCGTAGTCAGCTTCCGGCCAATCCACCTGAACATCCCGAACCGGCCACCGACATTCTGACCGATATTGAACGCCTGATTATCCCTGGCCTTTCCAACTGGCAACATCCACGGTTCTTTGGCTATTTCCCGGCCAATGCCAGTCTGGCGTCATTGCTTGGCGATATGCTCAGCGGCGGTCTCGGTCAGTTAGGACTCAACTGGCAGGCCAGCCCGCCATTGACCGAACTGGAAGAGCTGACCACCGATTGGATGCGGCAGTTGCTCGGCTTAAGCGAGACGTGGCGTGGCGTTATTCAGGACACCGCCAGCACCAGTACGCTGGTTGCACTACTCTGTGCCCGTGAGCGTGCGACCGACCACTGCCAGGTGCGCGGCGGGCTACAGGCGCTGCCGGCACCGCTGGTAGTGTATACCTCAACCCAAAGCCACAGCTCGGTCGAAAAGGCGGTGCTTCTGGCCGGTTTCGGGCGCGACAATCTTCGGCTGATTCCGGTTGACGATCAGTTTGCCATGCGCGTGGATGCCCTCGAAGCGGCCATCGCCGCCGACCGCGCCGCCGGACGGGTGCCATGTGCCGTTGTCGCCAGCATTGGCGCAACTGCGACAACCGCATGCGATCCGCTCGAACCGATTGGTGCTCTGTGTCAGCGCGAGGGTATCTGGTTGCACGTTGATGCCGCAATGGCCGGATCGGCGATGATCTTGCCCGAATGTCGGCAGCTCTGGCAGGGGATCGAACAGGCCGATAGTCTGGTACTCAATCCGCACAAATGGCTGGGGGCGGCATTCGATTGTTCGCTGTACTATGTGCGCGACCCGCAGCATCTGATCAGAGTTATGTCTACTAATCCCAGCTATCTGCAAACCAGTGCCGACGGTACGGTCACCAACTACCGTGATTGGGGGATTCCGCTCGGTCGGCGCTTCCGGGCGCTGAAACTCTACTTTCTCCTGCGCTGTGAAGGTGCCGAGGGCTTACGTGCCCGCCTGCGGCGCGATCTGGCTAACGCACGCTGGCTGGCCGCACAGGTCGATGCAACACCTCACTGGCGACGCCTGGCACCGGTGCCGCTGCAAACAGTTTGTGTCCGCCACGAACCACCCGGACTGACGGGAGAGGCGCTCGATCAGCACACGTTACGCTGGGTCGGTATGATTAACGCCAGCGGGGCAGCTTACCTCACGCCGGCAGTACTCGATGGACGCTGGATGGTGCGGGTGAGTATCGGCGCCGAGCCAACCGAACACGCCGATGTTGTGGCCTTGTGGGAGCTGATGCAAGCCATGGCCACACGTGTCGCACCGTAG
- the lpdA gene encoding dihydrolipoyl dehydrogenase, with the protein MSEQVYDLVVLGSGPGGYVAAIRAAQLGMKTAIVEVNALGGVCLNIGCIPTKALLHSADLLEEVKEAKRFGITVENVAFELAGAMKHKDTVVKQSTDGVAFLMKKNKIEVVAGRGRLIGRGQVHVQLNEGGERVLAAKHIIVATGGRPRPFPGIPFDGERVLSSTDMLTLKTVPSSLLAIGAGAIGVEFASMFRSFGSDVTIVEALPRIVPNEDEEVSAELTKAFQRRGIKTLAGAKVEGVDVGGEKVVVTVVDSSGKPQQIAVEKLLVSIGIAPNTENIGLEEVGVKVNNRGFIETDGFLRTSAEGVYAIGDCTANTPWLAHKASAEGILAAEHIAGHHVTPIDYGKIAACTYCNPEIASVGLTEAKARERGYQVKVGKFPFSANGKARVLGQTRFGFIKLVADAQYDEILGVHMIGPRVTEMIAEGGIALSHEATGESMMQTIHAHPTLYEAIGEAAHALVHGAPIHL; encoded by the coding sequence GTGAGTGAGCAAGTATACGATCTCGTGGTACTTGGTTCAGGGCCGGGCGGGTACGTTGCTGCCATCCGTGCTGCCCAACTGGGTATGAAGACAGCGATTGTTGAGGTGAATGCCCTGGGTGGCGTGTGTCTGAACATCGGCTGTATCCCAACCAAAGCACTCTTGCACAGCGCCGATCTGCTTGAAGAGGTGAAGGAGGCGAAGCGTTTCGGCATTACCGTTGAGAACGTCGCCTTTGAGCTGGCCGGGGCAATGAAGCACAAAGATACGGTCGTCAAGCAGAGCACCGATGGCGTGGCATTTTTAATGAAGAAAAATAAGATTGAGGTAGTGGCCGGTCGGGGCCGGCTAATTGGTCGCGGTCAGGTGCATGTGCAGTTAAACGAAGGTGGTGAGCGGGTTCTGGCGGCCAAACATATTATTGTCGCTACCGGTGGTCGGCCACGTCCCTTCCCCGGTATTCCCTTCGATGGCGAGCGGGTGCTCTCTTCGACCGATATGCTTACCTTGAAAACGGTACCGTCCAGTCTGCTGGCTATCGGTGCCGGAGCCATCGGGGTTGAATTCGCCTCGATGTTCCGTTCGTTCGGCAGTGATGTGACGATTGTTGAAGCCTTACCCCGCATTGTGCCGAATGAAGACGAAGAGGTCAGTGCTGAGTTGACCAAGGCGTTCCAGCGCCGAGGGATCAAGACGCTGGCCGGGGCAAAGGTCGAAGGGGTGGATGTTGGCGGCGAGAAAGTGGTGGTGACCGTGGTTGATAGCTCTGGCAAGCCACAGCAGATTGCCGTCGAGAAGTTGCTGGTCTCGATTGGCATCGCTCCCAACACCGAGAATATCGGCCTGGAGGAGGTCGGTGTCAAGGTAAACAATCGCGGTTTCATCGAGACCGACGGTTTCCTGCGAACCAGTGCCGAGGGTGTCTATGCCATCGGTGATTGTACCGCCAATACCCCCTGGCTGGCGCACAAGGCCAGCGCCGAGGGGATTCTGGCCGCCGAACATATCGCCGGTCATCACGTGACGCCGATTGACTACGGGAAGATTGCTGCCTGTACCTACTGCAACCCTGAAATTGCCAGTGTTGGTTTGACCGAGGCAAAGGCACGCGAGCGTGGTTACCAGGTGAAGGTGGGCAAGTTCCCCTTCTCGGCCAACGGCAAAGCGCGGGTGCTCGGTCAGACCCGGTTTGGTTTCATCAAGCTGGTTGCCGATGCCCAGTACGATGAGATTTTGGGTGTGCATATGATCGGCCCGCGGGTCACCGAAATGATCGCCGAAGGTGGCATTGCCCTCAGCCACGAAGCAACCGGTGAGAGCATGATGCAGACGATCCATGCTCACCCGACGCTGTACGAGGCGATTGGTGAGGCTGCCCATGCGCTGGTGCACGGTGCGCCGATCCATCTGTAA
- a CDS encoding low molecular weight protein-tyrosine-phosphatase: MHRKIRVLFVCMGNICRSPMAEAVFRHLVNEAGLSEHFEIDSAGTGGWHVGEPPHPGTQRVLARHNISTAGIRARQVRSSDIDQFDYILVMDHENLADLGHFHPKARERARLLLSFAPELGTAEVPDPYYNGRFDEVYHLIETACRRLLAHIREREGL; encoded by the coding sequence ATGCACCGTAAAATACGTGTGTTGTTCGTCTGCATGGGGAATATCTGTCGTTCACCGATGGCCGAGGCGGTTTTTCGCCATCTGGTCAACGAAGCCGGCCTGAGCGAGCACTTTGAGATTGACTCAGCCGGAACCGGCGGCTGGCACGTGGGAGAACCACCACACCCTGGTACCCAGCGTGTGCTGGCCCGCCACAACATTTCGACCGCCGGTATACGGGCACGGCAGGTACGCAGTAGCGATATCGATCAGTTCGACTACATCCTGGTGATGGATCACGAGAATCTGGCCGATCTGGGCCATTTTCATCCGAAAGCCCGCGAACGCGCCCGGCTTTTGTTGAGTTTTGCGCCAGAATTGGGCACAGCGGAAGTTCCTGATCCTTACTACAATGGTCGCTTCGATGAGGTCTACCATCTGATTGAGACGGCCTGTCGTCGACTACTGGCCCACATCCGGGAACGTGAAGGTTTGTGA
- a CDS encoding 16S rRNA methyltransferase, with product MTNCETQLAELVAAVQTSARYRTIDRQLVERVGREALSRYPSLKAAIKATKSQLHQMIGAYAERTPPYDQWLAELQQAPDVASRKVICQRLLASHASTRERLAVLDRLYPACLGDQPPQRILDLGCGFNPLAVPWMNVPATTFYAAYDIDTALCSFVGAVLPLLGVQGSADVCDLVTGPPPVAADVALVLKVIPLLEQQRRGAGADLLRAIQAPRLVVSFPTRSLGGRNVGMLETYRRYMTTLAATEGWSPHEIVLPGELVFIIRR from the coding sequence ATGACTAATTGTGAGACGCAACTGGCTGAATTGGTAGCAGCAGTTCAAACCAGCGCACGTTACCGAACGATTGATCGGCAACTGGTCGAGCGTGTCGGTCGGGAAGCACTGTCTCGCTATCCATCGCTGAAAGCTGCGATCAAGGCCACCAAGAGCCAGTTACACCAGATGATCGGGGCCTATGCCGAACGAACCCCACCGTATGATCAGTGGCTCGCCGAACTGCAACAGGCACCGGATGTTGCTTCACGTAAGGTCATTTGTCAACGGTTGCTGGCCTCGCATGCCTCAACCCGTGAGCGCCTGGCAGTGCTTGATCGGCTCTACCCTGCCTGTCTCGGTGATCAACCGCCGCAGCGTATCCTTGATCTGGGATGCGGTTTCAATCCGTTAGCGGTGCCCTGGATGAATGTGCCTGCTACCACCTTTTATGCCGCGTATGACATTGATACTGCCCTCTGTTCATTTGTAGGCGCAGTACTGCCTTTGCTGGGTGTGCAGGGTAGCGCCGATGTTTGTGATCTGGTGACAGGGCCGCCGCCAGTTGCCGCAGACGTTGCGCTGGTACTGAAAGTAATTCCCTTGCTGGAACAACAACGACGCGGCGCCGGGGCCGATCTGTTGCGCGCTATTCAGGCGCCGCGCCTGGTAGTGTCCTTTCCGACGCGCAGTCTGGGTGGGCGGAATGTAGGGATGCTCGAAACGTATCGCCGCTATATGACAACGCTTGCCGCGACGGAAGGCTGGTCACCGCACGAGATAGTCTTACCCGGTGAGCTGGTCTTTATCATTCGTCGCTAG
- a CDS encoding 30S ribosomal protein S1 produces MSVQPDPVTQQNEENLDWTQLLDEYDYARPQRGELREGLIMHIEESGVLVSIGTKREGIIPAQDLRQMGEDFINSLKVGDTVQVYVQEPENRDGDLILSLSMVQVAKDWEVAEQLFHDGGITRCKVIGFNKGGLLVQFNRIRGFVPSSQVAQLHGRTAADERQQALQKMVNQEIPLKVIEVDRERNRLVLSERAATQEWRKAQKHRLLTELQPGDVLVGRVNQLTNFGAFIDLGGADGLAHISELSWQRVNHPREVLQPGQEVKVVVVEIDRERERIGLSIRQLQNNPWETIDQRYTLGQLVTGPVTNVTPFGAFVQVEEAVEGLIHASELDADPQAQPRDILQPGQIVTARVISLDRQRQRMGLSLRRIGENENEPAPAPADEADQPAQA; encoded by the coding sequence ATGTCTGTCCAGCCCGACCCTGTAACCCAGCAGAATGAGGAAAATCTGGATTGGACCCAATTACTTGATGAGTATGATTATGCCCGTCCCCAGCGTGGTGAGCTGCGCGAGGGCCTGATCATGCACATCGAAGAGAGTGGTGTTCTGGTCTCGATTGGCACTAAGCGCGAAGGTATTATTCCGGCTCAGGATTTGCGCCAGATGGGCGAAGATTTTATCAATTCGCTGAAGGTTGGCGATACGGTTCAGGTGTACGTACAGGAGCCGGAGAATCGCGACGGTGATCTGATCCTCTCGCTTTCGATGGTGCAGGTGGCGAAGGACTGGGAGGTTGCCGAGCAACTCTTCCACGATGGCGGTATCACTCGGTGCAAGGTGATTGGCTTTAACAAAGGCGGCTTGCTGGTGCAGTTTAACCGGATTCGCGGCTTTGTGCCGTCATCGCAAGTTGCCCAGTTGCACGGGCGAACCGCTGCTGATGAACGCCAGCAGGCCCTGCAGAAGATGGTCAATCAAGAAATTCCATTGAAGGTTATTGAGGTTGATCGCGAACGCAATCGGTTGGTGCTCTCTGAGCGGGCAGCGACGCAAGAGTGGCGTAAGGCGCAGAAGCATCGCCTGCTGACTGAGTTGCAGCCCGGTGATGTCCTGGTTGGTCGCGTCAATCAGCTTACCAATTTTGGCGCATTTATCGATCTGGGTGGGGCTGATGGTCTGGCCCACATCTCTGAGCTGAGCTGGCAGCGGGTGAACCATCCACGCGAAGTTCTGCAACCCGGCCAGGAAGTCAAGGTTGTGGTCGTCGAGATTGATCGCGAGCGCGAGCGCATCGGTCTCTCGATCCGGCAGTTGCAGAATAATCCCTGGGAGACGATTGACCAGCGTTATACGCTCGGCCAGTTGGTGACCGGCCCGGTAACCAATGTGACACCGTTCGGGGCCTTTGTCCAGGTGGAAGAGGCTGTTGAAGGTTTGATCCACGCCAGTGAGCTTGATGCCGATCCCCAGGCTCAGCCACGCGATATTCTGCAGCCGGGTCAGATCGTAACCGCGCGCGTGATTAGCCTCGACCGCCAGCGCCAGCGCATGGGTCTGTCGTTGCGCCGGATTGGCGAGAATGAGAACGAGCCTGCTCCAGCGCCTGCTGATGAGGCTGACCAGCCGGCCCAGGCGTAA
- a CDS encoding GGDEF domain-containing protein — MTTRTESLLVRLLLLHEAATGYTNLSFAEVLEHARRWVSWIFERGHLEVIDPSSTVIEQKFPVRGRVPGGYGISFSGPPYPVYVRLVLPDIDDPDELRMAALYCDYLFAALQAAGYREELDRQARYDWLTGLGNRRALERRLKGGLPADWGVAFLDLDNLKRVNDTQGHLAGDQLLQRFADALRQAAFEAFRLGGDEFVVLLTRQQQAALLEAISHFQVSYGFAWADEDNCTNLLQRADQRMYAQKQHKKTGR, encoded by the coding sequence ATGACAACACGAACTGAGTCATTGCTGGTTCGTTTACTCCTCTTACACGAAGCAGCAACCGGCTACACTAACCTCAGCTTTGCCGAAGTTCTTGAGCATGCTCGCCGTTGGGTGAGCTGGATATTTGAGCGCGGCCATCTTGAGGTTATCGATCCCTCCTCTACGGTGATTGAGCAGAAGTTTCCAGTTCGTGGCCGGGTACCGGGAGGGTATGGGATTAGCTTTTCTGGCCCGCCGTACCCGGTTTATGTTCGGCTGGTATTGCCTGATATTGATGATCCGGATGAGTTGCGGATGGCAGCTCTCTATTGTGATTATCTGTTTGCTGCACTCCAGGCTGCCGGCTATCGAGAAGAACTTGATCGTCAGGCTCGTTACGATTGGTTAACCGGTTTAGGGAATCGGCGTGCACTTGAGCGACGGTTAAAAGGGGGATTGCCTGCAGATTGGGGTGTAGCGTTTCTCGACCTTGATAATCTGAAAAGGGTAAATGATACTCAGGGTCATCTGGCCGGCGACCAGTTGCTCCAGCGTTTCGCCGACGCGCTTCGGCAGGCGGCGTTTGAAGCGTTTCGGCTGGGTGGGGATGAGTTTGTTGTTCTGTTGACCAGACAGCAGCAAGCAGCATTGCTGGAAGCAATAAGCCATTTTCAAGTTAGCTACGGTTTCGCCTGGGCCGATGAAGACAATTGCACAAATTTGCTGCAACGAGCCGATCAACGCATGTACGCCCAAAAACAACACAAAAAGACCGGTCGCTAA
- a CDS encoding tRNA-ribosyltransferase family protein: MTDFLTLQHGQLSLPTFLPDATFGTVRAVDSRDLSEAGIRALVMNVFHLMQRPGSSTITALGGLHQMTAWSGPIVTDSGGFQAYSLIRNNSKQGRITDQGLTFQPEGAERRFQLTPEKSIQLQLSYGADIVICLDDCTHVDDPPAEQRRSVERTIRWARRCRQEFDRQVAQRRRQGPPPLLFAVVQGGGDLHLRAECAAALLDIGFDGFGFGGWPLDAQGQLLDEVLAFTRDQIPARFPMHALGVGHPASVVACARMGYDIFDSALPTRDARQGRLLAFTADPQRPGFQLRGDWFTYVYLADRKHVKADTPISPGCQCFTCSRYSLGYLHHLHKLGETLVLRLATIHNLHFMAQLMELIRHERRGSQAND; encoded by the coding sequence ATGACGGACTTCTTGACTCTTCAGCATGGCCAGTTATCCTTACCGACATTTTTGCCCGATGCAACCTTTGGCACGGTGCGCGCAGTTGATAGCCGTGATCTCAGCGAAGCCGGTATCAGAGCGTTGGTCATGAATGTCTTTCATCTCATGCAACGTCCCGGTAGTTCGACGATCACCGCCTTAGGAGGGTTGCACCAGATGACAGCCTGGTCGGGGCCAATTGTGACCGATAGCGGTGGTTTTCAAGCCTATTCGCTGATCCGAAATAATTCCAAACAGGGTCGGATTACCGATCAGGGGTTAACCTTTCAACCAGAGGGGGCTGAACGGCGGTTTCAACTGACGCCGGAGAAGAGCATTCAACTGCAATTGAGCTATGGCGCTGATATCGTCATTTGCCTTGACGATTGCACACACGTTGACGACCCACCTGCCGAACAGCGCCGTTCGGTTGAACGGACGATTCGCTGGGCCCGTCGCTGTCGGCAGGAATTTGATCGTCAGGTAGCACAGCGCCGACGCCAGGGTCCGCCACCATTGCTCTTTGCTGTGGTACAGGGTGGGGGCGATCTGCATTTGCGCGCCGAGTGTGCAGCCGCACTTCTCGACATTGGGTTCGACGGATTCGGGTTTGGGGGATGGCCGCTCGATGCCCAGGGCCAACTTCTCGATGAGGTGCTGGCGTTCACCCGTGATCAAATTCCCGCTCGCTTTCCTATGCACGCGCTGGGGGTTGGACACCCGGCCAGTGTAGTGGCCTGTGCCCGGATGGGTTACGACATCTTCGATAGTGCATTACCGACCCGCGATGCTCGTCAGGGGCGTCTGCTGGCGTTTACGGCTGATCCGCAGCGACCGGGCTTCCAATTGCGCGGTGATTGGTTTACCTATGTTTATCTGGCCGACCGCAAGCATGTGAAAGCTGATACACCAATCTCGCCGGGATGCCAGTGCTTTACCTGTAGCCGGTACAGTCTGGGGTATTTGCATCATCTGCACAAACTGGGTGAGACGCTGGTCTTGCGATTGGCAACCATCCACAATCTCCACTTCATGGCGCAGTTGATGGAGCTGATCCGGCACGAACGGAGAGGATCGCAAGCTAATGACTAA
- a CDS encoding carboxymuconolactone decarboxylase family protein encodes MEDVTSEIIHDLGFGVVPNVFAYAKSTDTQIALWKAFRHVVLRGVLPRTVKEMMGVIISQTRGSRYAAEIHLHALMVQGLEAEILDALRRGVLIPTLPGRVQALLQFAQAAAVSPHPQLLIGLQAVGLSEVEIQEAVAVVGVFTLINNWTDMLEIPVDPL; translated from the coding sequence ATGGAGGATGTTACGTCGGAAATCATCCATGATCTTGGGTTTGGGGTTGTGCCGAATGTCTTTGCATACGCTAAAAGTACCGATACCCAGATCGCTCTTTGGAAGGCGTTTCGCCATGTGGTTTTACGAGGGGTATTGCCGCGTACTGTAAAAGAAATGATGGGTGTGATCATTTCACAGACGCGTGGATCGCGATATGCCGCCGAAATTCATCTCCACGCGCTCATGGTGCAGGGGCTGGAAGCAGAAATTCTTGATGCGTTACGTCGTGGGGTTCTCATACCGACTCTACCGGGTCGAGTTCAGGCACTCCTTCAGTTCGCTCAGGCCGCGGCGGTTTCACCTCATCCGCAGCTTTTGATCGGACTTCAGGCTGTAGGGTTGAGTGAGGTAGAGATACAGGAAGCGGTTGCCGTGGTGGGGGTCTTTACATTAATCAACAATTGGACAGATATGCTGGAAATCCCTGTTGACCCACTATGA
- the lipA gene encoding lipoyl synthase, whose product MAELIPLNEVGVAQPASGAVNRPRRPEWLKARAPGGVNYHDVLRLMREKNLHTVCEEARCPNIGECWNHRTATFLLLGDICTRGCRYCAIGKGKPKPIDENEPERVAESVAHLKLKFAVLTSVNRDDVPDGGAHIFARTIELIRQKVPDCKVEVLIPDFDGNWDALATVLAAEPDVLNHNIETVPRLFRRFRPRAKFEQSIELLARARAARPKLVTKSGMMVGAGETNEEVYEVIDRLRSVDVNVLTIGQYLAPDASYWPVHRYVTPAEFAEFRSYALARGFTHVESGPLVRSSYNAHLHVGAAQH is encoded by the coding sequence ATGGCAGAACTTATTCCGCTAAATGAGGTAGGTGTCGCGCAACCGGCATCAGGTGCAGTCAATCGGCCACGCCGCCCGGAGTGGTTGAAAGCGCGGGCACCGGGTGGGGTGAATTATCACGATGTGTTGCGCTTGATGCGCGAAAAGAATCTGCATACGGTCTGCGAAGAAGCCCGCTGTCCAAATATCGGTGAGTGCTGGAATCATCGCACTGCCACCTTTCTCTTGCTCGGTGATATTTGTACCCGTGGTTGTCGCTACTGCGCTATCGGTAAAGGGAAACCAAAGCCAATTGACGAGAACGAGCCGGAGCGGGTTGCCGAGTCGGTTGCTCACCTGAAACTCAAGTTTGCCGTGCTCACGTCGGTCAACCGTGATGATGTACCCGACGGTGGTGCGCATATTTTTGCCCGTACTATCGAGCTTATCCGCCAGAAGGTGCCTGATTGCAAGGTCGAAGTGCTCATCCCCGATTTCGATGGTAATTGGGATGCACTGGCGACGGTGCTGGCCGCCGAACCCGATGTGCTGAACCACAATATCGAGACGGTACCGCGTCTGTTCCGGCGGTTTCGACCACGCGCTAAATTCGAGCAGAGTATTGAATTGCTGGCCAGAGCACGGGCTGCTCGCCCCAAGCTGGTTACCAAGAGTGGCATGATGGTCGGTGCCGGTGAGACCAACGAAGAGGTGTACGAGGTGATTGATCGTCTGCGCAGTGTTGATGTGAATGTGCTGACGATTGGTCAGTATCTGGCACCCGATGCGAGCTATTGGCCGGTGCATCGCTATGTCACGCCCGCCGAGTTTGCTGAGTTTCGCAGCTACGCGCTGGCCCGTGGTTTTACGCACGTTGAGAGCGGGCCGCTGGTGCGGTCGAGTTACAATGCCCATCTGCACGTGGGCGCTGCCCAACATTAG
- a CDS encoding lipoprotein produces MRRILSLLLLLIVLTGCAGRSFIPEPELAPPDAPVALQYLLPPTFADDYDVLPEPVPFADERGFLVAIRPRGGSATITIGGGTPARAVWEQNQPIEGSDRIKKTLLRGVQGVAVIDPSLITMAWVAGGVPYFVSVTTADDKTVQIFINALAVYDLDTWRSRVGR; encoded by the coding sequence ATGCGCCGAATACTGTCGCTACTCCTCTTGTTGATTGTGCTAACCGGTTGTGCCGGTCGCTCCTTCATTCCCGAACCAGAACTGGCTCCACCTGACGCACCTGTAGCGTTGCAATACCTGTTACCGCCGACATTTGCCGATGATTACGATGTCTTGCCCGAACCGGTACCATTTGCCGATGAACGTGGGTTTTTGGTGGCAATCCGCCCGCGCGGTGGCTCGGCGACGATTACCATTGGTGGTGGTACGCCGGCTCGCGCAGTGTGGGAGCAGAATCAGCCAATTGAAGGGAGCGACCGGATTAAGAAGACCCTGTTACGCGGCGTGCAAGGCGTAGCTGTGATCGATCCTTCGCTGATCACAATGGCCTGGGTTGCCGGCGGCGTCCCTTATTTTGTCTCGGTCACGACTGCCGATGACAAGACGGTGCAAATCTTCATCAATGCCCTGGCCGTATATGATCTCGATACCTGGCGGAGTCGGGTTGGTCGTTAG
- a CDS encoding type II toxin-antitoxin system Phd/YefM family antitoxin, giving the protein MSDITKNLLNVDLRQGVVPISKAASSLAALIKRSQATHQPIIVTQKGYPAGVLLDVELFTALRELAERYEAERNGKSESTSAE; this is encoded by the coding sequence ATGTCAGACATCACCAAAAACCTGCTCAACGTCGATCTGCGACAGGGTGTTGTTCCCATCTCAAAGGCGGCATCGTCGCTTGCTGCGCTTATCAAGCGCTCGCAGGCTACCCACCAACCGATTATCGTCACTCAGAAAGGCTATCCAGCCGGCGTTCTGCTTGATGTCGAACTCTTCACTGCGCTGCGCGAACTGGCTGAACGGTACGAGGCCGAGCGCAATGGCAAGAGTGAGAGTACGAGCGCCGAGTAA
- a CDS encoding metalloenzyme, translating into MAITFVFLDGIGLAPATTDNPLATVPMPAIHHLLGGPLTSEQIGYRDGLLLSALDACLGVEGLPQSGTNHVALLAGVNAPAIHGRHQPHFPPVALRPLLAERSLFRRALEQGWRVAFANVFTAGYWQALATRRLRRSASVIAAEGAGLYLRNLDDLKRGQALSWDISGDRLAARDPAAATIPFIDPHLAGERLASLAGDYDLVFFESFLPDLAGHGRLGEHGVWEALTRIDGLIAGWLHARRPEDSLLITSDHGNIEQAATTTHTTAPTPLLVVGPHAGYFRHVRRIDEVADAILYALAAGML; encoded by the coding sequence ATGGCTATTACATTCGTCTTTCTCGACGGCATCGGACTGGCCCCCGCCACAACCGACAACCCACTGGCAACGGTACCAATGCCGGCCATCCACCATCTGTTGGGAGGCCCACTCACCAGTGAACAGATTGGCTACCGTGATGGGCTGTTATTGAGTGCACTTGACGCCTGTCTGGGAGTAGAAGGATTACCGCAGAGTGGCACCAATCACGTCGCCTTACTTGCCGGCGTCAATGCACCGGCTATTCACGGTCGCCACCAGCCCCACTTTCCACCCGTTGCCCTGCGTCCGCTGCTTGCCGAACGCTCGCTGTTTCGACGAGCCCTGGAACAGGGCTGGCGGGTTGCGTTTGCCAATGTCTTTACTGCCGGTTACTGGCAGGCACTGGCAACCCGCCGGCTTCGCCGGTCGGCGAGTGTGATTGCTGCCGAAGGGGCCGGGCTATATTTGCGCAATCTCGATGATCTGAAACGTGGACAGGCACTCAGTTGGGATATTAGCGGCGACAGGCTGGCAGCACGCGATCCGGCTGCCGCAACTATACCATTCATTGATCCACACCTGGCAGGTGAGCGGCTGGCCAGTCTTGCCGGCGACTACGACCTGGTCTTCTTCGAGAGTTTTCTGCCCGACCTTGCCGGTCATGGTCGCCTGGGTGAGCACGGGGTATGGGAAGCCCTGACCCGGATCGATGGTCTGATCGCAGGCTGGCTGCACGCCCGTCGCCCCGAAGACAGTTTGCTGATTACGTCAGATCATGGCAATATCGAACAGGCAGCAACCACCACTCATACGACCGCACCAACACCGCTGCTGGTGGTTGGGCCACACGCCGGCTATTTCCGGCATGTGCGTCGAATCGATGAGGTGGCCGATGCGATTCTGTATGCATTGGCTGCCGGTATGCTGTGA